The window CCGAGGCGACCGAAGCGACGGCGAGATAGACCGTGTAGCCGCCGGCCTGAAGGTTGGCGGAGCGGACCGACCGTGTAGCCGCCGGCCTGAAGGTTGGCGGAGAGAAGTGGCATGGAACCAGTAGCAGTGGCGGAACCCCGGAACTACATCAACGCGGAGGAAGGCGTCCTCTCGTGGCTCCTGACGAAGGACCACAAGCGGATTGCGCTGCTGTACCTCTTCTCCGTGACGTTCTTCTTCCTCGTCGGCGGGCTGCTCGCGCTCGGCGTGCGGCTCGAGCTGCTGACGCCGGCCGGCGACATGGTCGAGGCCGATACGTACAACCGGCTGTTCACGACCCACGGCGTGATCATGGTGTTCTTCTTCCTGATCCCCGCGATCCCGGCCGTGCTCGGCAACTTCCTGATCCCGATCATGATCGGGGCGAAGGACCTGGCGTTCCCGCGGATCAATCTCCTGAGCTGGTACGTCTACATCGTCGGCGCGGCGTTCACGGTCGCCGCCGTCGTCATGGGGGGCGTGGACACGGGCTGGACGTTCTACCCGCCCTACAGCACCGTCTCCTCGCAGAGCAACGTGCTCACCGCCGCGCTCGGCGTGTTCATCACCGGGTTTTCCTCGATCCTGACCGGCTTCAACTTCATCGTCACGGTCCACCGGATGCGCGCGCCGGGGATGACCTGGTTCCGGCTGCCGCTGTTCGTCTGGTCGCACTACGCGACGTCGCTCATCATGGTGCTCGGCACGCCGGTCGTCGCCATCACGCTCGTCATGGCGTTCGTGGATCGCGCGTTCGGGTTCGGGTTCTTCGACCCGCGCCGCGGCGGCGATCCGGTGCTCTTCCAGCACCTGTTCTGGTTCTACTCGCACCCGGCCGTCTACATCATGGTCCTGCCCGGCATGGCGGTCATGTCCGAGCTGATCGCCGCCTTCGCGCGGAAGAACATCTTCGGCTACTCGTTCGTGGCGTTCTCGTCGCTGGCGATCGCGATCGTCGGCTTCCTCGTCTGGGGGCACCACCTGTTCGTCAGCAGCCAGTCGGTGTACGCCGGGATGGTGTTCTCGATCCTCAGCTTCTTCGTCGCGATCCCGTCCGCCGTGAAGGTCTTCAACTGGACCGCGACGCTCTACAAGGGGT is drawn from Acidobacteriota bacterium and contains these coding sequences:
- the ctaD gene encoding cytochrome c oxidase subunit I, with the translated sequence MEPVAVAEPRNYINAEEGVLSWLLTKDHKRIALLYLFSVTFFFLVGGLLALGVRLELLTPAGDMVEADTYNRLFTTHGVIMVFFFLIPAIPAVLGNFLIPIMIGAKDLAFPRINLLSWYVYIVGAAFTVAAVVMGGVDTGWTFYPPYSTVSSQSNVLTAALGVFITGFSSILTGFNFIVTVHRMRAPGMTWFRLPLFVWSHYATSLIMVLGTPVVAITLVMAFVDRAFGFGFFDPRRGGDPVLFQHLFWFYSHPAVYIMVLPGMAVMSELIAAFARKNIFGYSFVAFSSLAIAIVGFLVWGHHLFVSSQSVYAGMVFSILSFFVAIPSAVKVFNWTATLYKGSISWDAPMLYAFGFIGLFAIGGLTGLFLATLAVDVHVHDTYFVVAHFHYIMVGGTTLAYLGGLHYWFPKMFGKMYPESWARFAALVTFVGFNLTFFPQFIVGYQGMPRRYYSYVDEYQVWNVLSTAGATILGAGYMIPMVYFAWALKYGRDAGPNPWGAKGLEWTIPSPPPTANFDETPVVTEGAYAYTEGRLKVV